One Pseudomonas entomophila genomic window carries:
- a CDS encoding WYL domain-containing protein, producing MPFATTRATLSRQWALLRQLPSRSPGITSAELVWRLRDVGFSVSKRTVERDLNELSLIFPLERNDKSIPFGWHWSASAGSELRGNFDLQGYLRGDSLQPVVGEGVELQAWVSDHLARQLRESPLTGDMQLTALEQGHRLRATVVDGWPLRWWLLSQGQGLVVELPSTLREEIARTLAAAAAQYQGL from the coding sequence TTGCCGTTCGCCACCACCCGCGCCACCCTCAGCCGCCAATGGGCCTTGCTGCGCCAGCTGCCCAGCCGCTCCCCCGGGATCACCAGTGCCGAGCTGGTGTGGCGCCTGCGTGACGTGGGCTTCAGTGTCAGCAAGCGCACGGTGGAGCGGGACCTGAACGAGCTGTCGCTGATCTTTCCGCTGGAGCGCAATGACAAGAGCATTCCGTTTGGCTGGCATTGGTCGGCCAGCGCCGGAAGCGAGTTGCGGGGGAACTTCGACCTGCAGGGCTATCTGCGGGGCGATTCGCTACAGCCTGTCGTGGGTGAAGGGGTCGAGTTGCAGGCGTGGGTCAGCGACCACCTGGCCCGCCAACTGCGCGAGTCGCCGTTGACCGGGGACATGCAGCTGACCGCACTGGAGCAGGGGCATCGGTTGCGGGCAACGGTGGTCGATGGCTGGCCGCTGCGCTGGTGGCTGCTGAGCCAGGGACAAGGGTTGGTGGTGGAGTTGCCAAGCACATTGCGCGAGGAAATCGCCCGCACACTGGCCGCCGCCGCCGCCCAGTACCAAGGCCTGTAG
- a CDS encoding ABC transporter permease has protein sequence MTTTPVRQEYEVQLQPLPGVPLERELPVVQRLWRQGWLRKVLILALLAGIWEAVARYTGNDLLLPSFLQTATALWDGLASGELPAKVGVSLVVLLKGYVLGIVLAFGLTSLAVSTQLGRDLLGTLTSMFNPLPAIALLPLALLWFGLGDNSLIFVLVHSVLWALALNTYAGFLGVSETLRMAGRNYGLRGLRLVLHILVPAALPSILSGLKIGWAFAWRTLIAAELVFGASSGKGGLGWYIFQNRNELYTDKVFAGLAVVILIGLLVEGLVFNTLERLTVRRWGMQR, from the coding sequence ATGACGACGACACCTGTACGCCAGGAATACGAAGTGCAGCTGCAACCCCTGCCCGGAGTGCCGCTGGAGCGTGAGCTGCCGGTGGTGCAACGGCTGTGGCGGCAGGGCTGGTTGCGCAAGGTGCTGATCCTGGCGCTGCTCGCCGGCATCTGGGAGGCGGTGGCCCGCTATACCGGCAACGACCTGCTGCTGCCCAGCTTCCTGCAGACCGCCACGGCACTGTGGGATGGCCTGGCCAGTGGCGAGCTGCCGGCCAAGGTCGGTGTTTCGCTGGTGGTACTGCTCAAGGGCTATGTGCTGGGTATCGTCCTGGCCTTCGGCCTGACCAGCCTGGCGGTCTCGACGCAGTTGGGGCGTGACCTGCTGGGTACCCTTACCTCGATGTTCAACCCCTTGCCGGCCATCGCTCTTTTACCACTGGCGTTGCTGTGGTTCGGCCTGGGCGACAACAGCCTGATCTTCGTGCTGGTGCATTCGGTGCTCTGGGCGCTGGCGCTGAACACCTACGCCGGTTTTCTCGGGGTATCCGAAACCCTGCGCATGGCGGGGCGCAACTATGGTTTGCGCGGCTTGCGGCTGGTACTGCACATCCTGGTGCCGGCGGCGCTGCCGTCGATCCTGTCGGGGCTGAAGATCGGCTGGGCGTTCGCCTGGCGCACGCTGATCGCCGCCGAGCTGGTGTTCGGCGCCAGCAGCGGCAAGGGTGGGCTGGGTTGGTACATCTTCCAGAACCGCAACGAACTGTACACCGACAAGGTGTTCGCCGGGCTGGCGGTGGTGATCCTGATCGGCTTGCTGGTGGAGGGGTTGGTGTTCAATACCCTGGAAAGGCTGACGGTGAGGCGTTGGGGGATGCAGCGCTAG